One genomic segment of Ictalurus punctatus breed USDA103 chromosome 12, Coco_2.0, whole genome shotgun sequence includes these proteins:
- the gpd2 gene encoding glycerol-3-phosphate dehydrogenase, mitochondrial isoform X2: protein MAFRKAVKGTLIGGGAIATAFGLSQFMEYRRNQARLAYMEAEGKLKMPFEDRLPTREEQLAALQDTPEFDVLVVGGGATGSGCALDAVTRNLKTALVERSDFSSGTSSRSTKLIHGGVRYLQKAIMKLDYEQYMMVKEALHERANLLEIAPHLSAPLPIMLPVYKWWQLPYYWAGIKMYDLVAGTQCLKSSYILSKSKALELFPMLKKDKLVGAIVYYDGQHNDSRMNLAIALTAARYGAAIANYTEVMQLLKATDPVTGKEKVCGARCRDVITGREFNVRAKCVINATGPFTDSLRKMDNEKTANICQPSAGVHIVIPGYYSPDNMGLLDPATSDGRVIFFLPWEKMTIAGTTDTPTDVTAHPIPMEEDINFILSEVRHYLSPDVEVRRGDVLAAWSGIRPLVTDPNSKDTQSICRNHIVNISESGLVTIAGGKWTTYRSMAEETLDAAIKEHKLHAGPSRTVGLTLDGGKDWTPTLYIRLVQDYGLENEVAQHLAATYGGRAFEVAKIAQVTGKRWPIVGKRLVSEFPYIESEVMYAIKEYACTAIDMISRRTRLGFLNVQAADEALPRIVEIMAKELKWSEEKKKEQMEAAKQFLYQEMGYKARSEQLTKTSEISLTHEQVARYKKRFYKFDKDSKGFITTLDVQQVLEKLSIQIDENALHEILNEVDLNKNGQVELDEFLQLMSAVQRGQISDSRLAILMRTVEEGLDSRGPVSVDRSGGGV, encoded by the exons ATGGCGTTTCGGAAAGCAGTGAAAGGGACCCTGATAGGGGGCGGAGCCATAGCTACAGCCTTTGGCCTATCACAATTCATGGAATACAGGAGGAATCAG GCTCGGCTGGCGTACATGGAGGCAGAAGGGAAGCTGAAGATGCCGTTCGAGGACAGGTTGCCGACACGTGAGGAACAGCTCGCAGCGCTGCAGGACACGCCCGAATTCGACGTGTTGGTCGTGGGGGGTGGAGCTACGGGATCAGGATGCGCTTTAGACGCAGTCACGCGCA ATCTGAAGACGGCCCTGGTGGAGAGGAGCGACTTCTCATCAGGCACCAGCAGCAGGAGCACCAAGCTGATCCACGGAGGAGTGCGTTATCTGCAGAAGGCCATCATGAAGCTAGATTATGAACAG tacaTGATGGTGAAAGAGGCACTACATGAGCGTGCTAACCTTCTGGAAATCGCTCCTCACCTGTCCGCTCCACTACCCATCATGCTCCCTGTTTACAA GTGGTGGCAGCTGCCGTATTACTGGGCCGGTATAAAGATGTATGACCTGGTGGCTGGAACTCAGTGCCTGAAGAGCAGCTACATCCTGAGCAAGAGCAAAGCCCTGGAGCTTTTCCCCATGCTGAAGAAGGACAAGCTGGTCGGCGCCATCGTCTACTACGATG GCCAGCACAACGATTCCCGCATGAATTTAGCTATCGCTCTGACGGCGGCTCGCTACGGCGCCGCTATCGCTAACTACACAGAGGTGATGCAGCTGCTGAAGGCTACAGACCCGGTCACAGGGAAAGAGAAAGTGTGCGGAGCGCGCTGCCGAGACGTGATCACGG GCCGGGAGTTTAACGTGCGTGCCAAGTGCGTCATCAATGCCACGGGCCCCTTCACCGACTCGCTGCGCAAAATGGACAACGAGAAGACGGCCAACATCTGCCAGCCGAGCGCCGGAGTGCACATCGTCATCCCCGGATACTACAG CCCGGACAACATGGGGCTTTTGGATCCTGCCACCAGCGATGGGCGTGTCATCTTCTTCCTGCCCTGGGAGAAAATGACTATCGCCGGGACAACAGACACACCCACCGACGTGACAGCCCATCCCATCCCCATGGAGGAGGACATCAACTTCATCCTGAGCGAGGTCCGACATTACCTCAGCCCTGACGTGGAAG TGCGGAGAGGAGATGTCCTGGCAGCCTGGAGCGGCATCCGTCCACTAGTCACTGACCCCAACTCTAAAGACACCCAGTCCATCTGCCGCAACCACATCGTCAACATCAGTGAGAGCGGCCTGGTCACCATCGCCG GTGGCAAGTGGACCACCTATCGCTCGATGGCTGAGGAGACCCTGGACGCTGCGATAAAGGAACACAAGCTTCACGCCGGACCGAGCAGAACCGTGGGTCTGACGCTGGATGGAGGGAAGGACTGGACCCCAACCCTCTACATCAGACTGGTCCAGGACTACGGTCTGGAGAACGAG GTTGCCCAGCACCTCGCAGCTACCTACGGAGGGAGGGCGTTTGAAGTCGCCAAGATAGCGCAGGTCACAGGAAAGAGATGGCCCATAGTGGGAAAGCGGCTCGTATCAGAATTCCCTTACATCGAGAGTGAG gtgATGTACGCTATTAAAGAGTACGCATGCACAGCGATTGATATGATCTCTCGGAGGACGCGGCTGGGTTTCCTGAATGTCCAGGCTGCTGATGAAGCTCTTCCACGCATCGTCGAGATCATGGCCAAGGAGCTGAAGTGGAgcgaggagaagaagaaa gagCAAATGGAGGCTGCTAAACAGTTCCTGTACCAGGAGATGGGCTATAAAGCTCGCTCCGAACAGCTCACCAAGACGTCCGAGATCTCACTCACGCACGAGCAGGTGGCCAg ATATAAGAAGCGTTTCTACAAATTTGACAAAGATAGCAAAGGCTTCATCACAACATTGGATGTGCAGCAAGTCCTAGAG AAACTGAGCATTCAGATCGACGAGAACGCCCTGCACGAGATCCTCAACGAGGTCGATCTGAACAAGAACGGACAGGTGGAACTGGACGAGTTTCTGCAG CTCATGAGTGCCGTTCAGAGGGGACAAATCTCAGACAGCCGATTGGCCATCCTGATGAGGACAGTGGAGGAAGGGTTGGACTCCAGAGGACCGGTGTCGGTGGACCGCAGTGGTGGAGGAGTGTGA
- the gpd2 gene encoding glycerol-3-phosphate dehydrogenase, mitochondrial isoform X1 produces MAFRKAVKGTLIGGGAIATAFGLSQFMEYRRNQPKWARLAYMEAEGKLKMPFEDRLPTREEQLAALQDTPEFDVLVVGGGATGSGCALDAVTRNLKTALVERSDFSSGTSSRSTKLIHGGVRYLQKAIMKLDYEQYMMVKEALHERANLLEIAPHLSAPLPIMLPVYKWWQLPYYWAGIKMYDLVAGTQCLKSSYILSKSKALELFPMLKKDKLVGAIVYYDGQHNDSRMNLAIALTAARYGAAIANYTEVMQLLKATDPVTGKEKVCGARCRDVITGREFNVRAKCVINATGPFTDSLRKMDNEKTANICQPSAGVHIVIPGYYSPDNMGLLDPATSDGRVIFFLPWEKMTIAGTTDTPTDVTAHPIPMEEDINFILSEVRHYLSPDVEVRRGDVLAAWSGIRPLVTDPNSKDTQSICRNHIVNISESGLVTIAGGKWTTYRSMAEETLDAAIKEHKLHAGPSRTVGLTLDGGKDWTPTLYIRLVQDYGLENEVAQHLAATYGGRAFEVAKIAQVTGKRWPIVGKRLVSEFPYIESEVMYAIKEYACTAIDMISRRTRLGFLNVQAADEALPRIVEIMAKELKWSEEKKKEQMEAAKQFLYQEMGYKARSEQLTKTSEISLTHEQVARYKKRFYKFDKDSKGFITTLDVQQVLEKLSIQIDENALHEILNEVDLNKNGQVELDEFLQLMSAVQRGQISDSRLAILMRTVEEGLDSRGPVSVDRSGGGV; encoded by the exons ATGGCGTTTCGGAAAGCAGTGAAAGGGACCCTGATAGGGGGCGGAGCCATAGCTACAGCCTTTGGCCTATCACAATTCATGGAATACAGGAGGAATCAG CCTAAATGG GCTCGGCTGGCGTACATGGAGGCAGAAGGGAAGCTGAAGATGCCGTTCGAGGACAGGTTGCCGACACGTGAGGAACAGCTCGCAGCGCTGCAGGACACGCCCGAATTCGACGTGTTGGTCGTGGGGGGTGGAGCTACGGGATCAGGATGCGCTTTAGACGCAGTCACGCGCA ATCTGAAGACGGCCCTGGTGGAGAGGAGCGACTTCTCATCAGGCACCAGCAGCAGGAGCACCAAGCTGATCCACGGAGGAGTGCGTTATCTGCAGAAGGCCATCATGAAGCTAGATTATGAACAG tacaTGATGGTGAAAGAGGCACTACATGAGCGTGCTAACCTTCTGGAAATCGCTCCTCACCTGTCCGCTCCACTACCCATCATGCTCCCTGTTTACAA GTGGTGGCAGCTGCCGTATTACTGGGCCGGTATAAAGATGTATGACCTGGTGGCTGGAACTCAGTGCCTGAAGAGCAGCTACATCCTGAGCAAGAGCAAAGCCCTGGAGCTTTTCCCCATGCTGAAGAAGGACAAGCTGGTCGGCGCCATCGTCTACTACGATG GCCAGCACAACGATTCCCGCATGAATTTAGCTATCGCTCTGACGGCGGCTCGCTACGGCGCCGCTATCGCTAACTACACAGAGGTGATGCAGCTGCTGAAGGCTACAGACCCGGTCACAGGGAAAGAGAAAGTGTGCGGAGCGCGCTGCCGAGACGTGATCACGG GCCGGGAGTTTAACGTGCGTGCCAAGTGCGTCATCAATGCCACGGGCCCCTTCACCGACTCGCTGCGCAAAATGGACAACGAGAAGACGGCCAACATCTGCCAGCCGAGCGCCGGAGTGCACATCGTCATCCCCGGATACTACAG CCCGGACAACATGGGGCTTTTGGATCCTGCCACCAGCGATGGGCGTGTCATCTTCTTCCTGCCCTGGGAGAAAATGACTATCGCCGGGACAACAGACACACCCACCGACGTGACAGCCCATCCCATCCCCATGGAGGAGGACATCAACTTCATCCTGAGCGAGGTCCGACATTACCTCAGCCCTGACGTGGAAG TGCGGAGAGGAGATGTCCTGGCAGCCTGGAGCGGCATCCGTCCACTAGTCACTGACCCCAACTCTAAAGACACCCAGTCCATCTGCCGCAACCACATCGTCAACATCAGTGAGAGCGGCCTGGTCACCATCGCCG GTGGCAAGTGGACCACCTATCGCTCGATGGCTGAGGAGACCCTGGACGCTGCGATAAAGGAACACAAGCTTCACGCCGGACCGAGCAGAACCGTGGGTCTGACGCTGGATGGAGGGAAGGACTGGACCCCAACCCTCTACATCAGACTGGTCCAGGACTACGGTCTGGAGAACGAG GTTGCCCAGCACCTCGCAGCTACCTACGGAGGGAGGGCGTTTGAAGTCGCCAAGATAGCGCAGGTCACAGGAAAGAGATGGCCCATAGTGGGAAAGCGGCTCGTATCAGAATTCCCTTACATCGAGAGTGAG gtgATGTACGCTATTAAAGAGTACGCATGCACAGCGATTGATATGATCTCTCGGAGGACGCGGCTGGGTTTCCTGAATGTCCAGGCTGCTGATGAAGCTCTTCCACGCATCGTCGAGATCATGGCCAAGGAGCTGAAGTGGAgcgaggagaagaagaaa gagCAAATGGAGGCTGCTAAACAGTTCCTGTACCAGGAGATGGGCTATAAAGCTCGCTCCGAACAGCTCACCAAGACGTCCGAGATCTCACTCACGCACGAGCAGGTGGCCAg ATATAAGAAGCGTTTCTACAAATTTGACAAAGATAGCAAAGGCTTCATCACAACATTGGATGTGCAGCAAGTCCTAGAG AAACTGAGCATTCAGATCGACGAGAACGCCCTGCACGAGATCCTCAACGAGGTCGATCTGAACAAGAACGGACAGGTGGAACTGGACGAGTTTCTGCAG CTCATGAGTGCCGTTCAGAGGGGACAAATCTCAGACAGCCGATTGGCCATCCTGATGAGGACAGTGGAGGAAGGGTTGGACTCCAGAGGACCGGTGTCGGTGGACCGCAGTGGTGGAGGAGTGTGA